The DNA window GAGCGCTGGGGGTCGGGCGGGTCGGGCGTCGACATGGTCGGGTGCCACGACGGCGAGATCGTCGGCTGCGTCTTCCGGAACGGGGGCGGCCGGGGGGGAAACGGGGTGCAAGGCAAGGGAGGGACCGCAAGGATCGCCGTCAGGCGGTGCCGGTTCGAGCAGTCGGGCGACCGTGCGTTGAACCTCGGCGGCAGCACGGGAACACCGTTCTTCCGGCCGCTCGATCCGGGGTACGAGGCGAAAGACCTGCTCGTCGAGGACTGCGTTGTGATCGGCGGTCAGGCGGGGGTGGCGTTTGTCGGGGTCGATGGGGCGGTTGTTCGGCACTGCGTCTTCTACCGGCCGGGACGGTTCGGGCTCCGCATCTTGCAAGAGAGTGTCGGGCCAAACTTCGTGCCGAGTCGCAATGGGCAATTCATGAACAACATTATCGCTTACCGATCCGACGAGATGGTCATGCCCATTAACATCGGTCCGAACACGGCTCCGGAGACTTTCACGATGGCCCGGAACGTCTGGTACTGCCTCGATGCTCCGCAGCGGAGCCCGAGGCTCGACCTGCCGGAAGACGGGGGGCGATCGGGTGTGGACCCCGGCTTTGTCGATCCTGAAGGGGGGGATTTCCGGCTCCGTCCGGGAAGTCCCGCTCACCCGGCAGGGCCTCGGGAACCGGATCGAAACTGAGGCCGAGCCGCCTGCGCGGGGGGATCGGGGAATTGAGTACGGTCACGAAACGGGGCGGATTGTCAAAGAGCAAGGGGGACCGGGCCTTCGTGGTCCATCGCGCCATCACATCAGTATTCATCTATAATTTTGAGTTCGGATGGGGAGGCTGGGACGAGGGTCCGGGCCTGGTGTGG is part of the Tautonia rosea genome and encodes:
- a CDS encoding right-handed parallel beta-helix repeat-containing protein, yielding MITITTLLAVMLTTVRAGQPEQVAEGQRVTVADVGALRRALESARPGMTIALEPGVYEGGTFVRDLTGEPGRPIVITAADPERPPVIRGGGSAFQLSGPAHVELRDMVFEGATGNGLNIDDGGSGEGTAHHIVLRRLVVRDVGPDGNRDGIKLSGVDMFRVEDCTIERWGSGGSGVDMVGCHDGEIVGCVFRNGGGRGGNGVQGKGGTARIAVRRCRFEQSGDRALNLGGSTGTPFFRPLDPGYEAKDLLVEDCVVIGGQAGVAFVGVDGAVVRHCVFYRPGRFGLRILQESVGPNFVPSRNGQFMNNIIAYRSDEMVMPINIGPNTAPETFTMARNVWYCLDAPQRSPRLDLPEDGGRSGVDPGFVDPEGGDFRLRPGSPAHPAGPREPDRN